The following is a genomic window from Hymenobacter gelipurpurascens.
TTGCCGAATTTGTGCGCAGCTGGTGGCAGCAGGCTCTACCGCCGTTGCGCGGCCTCGTGCTGGCGGGTGGCCTTAGCCAACGCATGGGCCAGGACAAGGGCCGACTGGCCTACCATGGCCAGGAGCAGCGCGCTCACGCTGCGGGCCTATTGAAAGGTATTTGTCAGGATGTGCTGGTTTCGTGTAGGCCAGAGCAGGCAACGGAGCTGGAAGTCGCTGGCCTTCAGCCCCTTCCCGATACGTTCGCAGGCCTGGGTCCGATGGGCGGCATCCTGTCCGCCTTCCAGCTTGACCCCAACGCGGCCTGGCTGGTAGTGGCCTGCGACCTGCCCTTCCTCACGGAGCAGACGCTAGGCCGCCTTCTGCAGAAACGCAATGCCGGCAAGATGGCCACGGCTTTTCAAAGCCCTGAAAATGAGTGGCCCGAGCCGCTTATCACCATCTGGGAGCCGCGCAGCTACGGCACGCTGCTGCGCTTCCTGAGTCTCGGCTACTCCTGCCCCCGTAAGGCGCTCATCAACTCCGATATTGAGCTGCTGCCCACGCCCAACCCGCAGGATTTGCGCAACGTGAATACGCCCGAAGAGGCAGAGCAGGCCAAGCGGGATTTGGGATAGATTTATAGAACGAGGCTCCCCTCCTGGGAAAGGAGGAATTGGGGGTGGTTGACTGGCCTAGAACAAAATCGCTGTCATGCTGAGCTTGTCGAAGCATCTCTACCGCTTCGTTGAAAAGCCCTAGGCCAATTAGTTAGCCAGAGGTAGAGATGCTTCGACTTCGCTCAGCATGACGGTCTTTTATTGATTTACAGAGTAAACAACGATTGGTCCCCCAACCCTTCCTTTCCTAGGAGGGGAGCCTTGTTCCTACAGGCCTACGGGTGGGCGGCCACCCACACGTCACCATCTTCGTAGAACTCTTTCTTCCAGATGGTTACAACCTGCTTTAGGGTATCAATGATATACTGGCAGGCGGCGAAGCTTTCGGCGCGGTGCGGGGTAGAAACGGCCACGATTACGGCCACATCACCAATGTACAGGGTGCCTTTGCGGTGAATAACGGTTACCTTTTCCAGCATAGGCCACTTTTCCTGGGCTTGCTCGGCCACTTTGCGCAGCTGGTGCAGCGCCATGCTGTCGTAGGCCTCATACTCCAGGCGCACCACGGGGCGGCCGGTGCTTTTGTTGCGGACGGTGCCGATGAAAGTATTTACGGCCCCGGCGCCATCGGACTGCACGGTTTGCAGGGCGGCGGCCACATCAATGGGCTGGTCGGTGAGTTCGATTATCATGCAGGAACGCCCGCAGCGGGCGGGCGTGGCTTATATTATTGCGGGAGAGAAAGGCGCAGCGTAGGAGGCTGCCAGCACTGGCCTAGCCGCCGCTTACGGGCGGAATCAGGGCAATTTCGTCGCGTTCATGCAGGGGTGCATCGTCGGGAGCGTACTCATTATTGACGGCCACCGCCAGGCTTGAGAGGCGGCTCAACCCCGGATACTCTTGGCGCAGCTGCCCCAGCAATTCCTGCACCGACTGCCCCTCGGGAGCCGTTAGGTCTAGGGTTGGCTGGCCTACGATTTCCCGGGCAATGCCAAACAGCGCTATTTTCAGATTCATTTTTCTTTGATTTGGTGGGTAGAAGCTGCTGGTTTGCGCAGATACGCCTGTTTTCGTTTCTGCCCGGCGGGTATTGTGTAAACTACAGCGGCCTGCCGGTTGTTACAGAACGCTATACCTGAAAATCGGAACATCTTCTGCCCCGCATATGCGTACAGGACCCAACTACGCAGATTCCGACTTTTAGAGCGACGATTACTGCACAAAAATCGTTCTTCTCTGGTACCTGCACCTCATCTGCGCAATCTTTCCGATTCTATGTCTGCTGCTCCGTCTGTTCTGTTTGATAACCATGGCCGTCCGCTGGAATACCTGCGGCTGGCCGTTACGGACCGCTGCAACCTGCGCTGCTTCTACTGTATGCCCGAAGAAGGCATCAAATACATGCCGAAGCAGGAGCTGCTGACCTACGAGGAAATGGAGCGTCTTGTAGCCATCATGGCGGGCCTGGGCGTGCGCAAAGTGCGCCTCACGGGTGGTGAGCCCTTCGTGCGCCGCGACCTGGTGCCCTTCATGAGCCGCTTGTCCGAAATACCGGGCATCGAGGAGCTGACCATGACCACCAACGGCGTGCTTACGGCGCCCCACGTGCCGGAGCTGGCCCGCATGGGCGTGAAGGCCGTGAACCTGAGCCTCGACACCATGGACCGGGCCCGGTTCACCAGCATCACACGCCGCGATGAGTTGCCCCGCGTCATGGAAACATTCTACGCCTTGCTGGCGGCGGGGATCCGGGTGAAAATCAATGCCGTGGTGATGGACGGCCAGAACACCCAAGACATTTTGCCCCTAGCCGAGCTAACCCGCGACTTGCCCGTGGACGTGCGCTTTATTGAGGAAATGCCCTTCAACGGAGGCAGCCATGCCGCTACGCTCCCCTGGAACCACGTTCGAATTCGGGAGCACCTGGAGCTGAACCTGGGTACGCTGGAACCAGTGGTGTCTCGCCCCGGCGACACGGCTTCGCATTACACCGTTGCCGGCCACCAGGGCCGGGTGGGCATTATTGCGGCCTACTCGCGCACCTTCTGTGGCACCTGCAACCGCATCCGCCTGACGGCGGAAGGCGGCCTCAAAACCTGCCTCTACGACCAAGGGGTACTCGATATTCGGGCACTGTTGCGCGGCGGCTCCTCCGATGCCGACATTGTAGCAGCCCTAACGTCAGCTTTCCGCAACCGCGCCGCCGATGGGTTCGAGGCCGAGCGCCAGCGCCCCCTGCACCAGCTCAGCTTCGAGTCGATGAGCACGATTGGAGGGTAGTCCTGCACTAAATTTCTTGTGGGGCGGGGTGATAGTTGCGGGAAAAGCTGATTAATACGCAGAATGGCACCTCCTATGACCTCTTCTGTTTCGCTTTTGCCCGCCCCGCTAGCTGCGGCCTCCCTGGCGGAGGAACTACGCGCCGACCGCACCGGCACGCTTACTCGCCTCTACCATCGCACGTTCCCAATGGTGCGCCGCCATGTGCTGGAGCGTGGCGGCACAACCCAGGATGCTAAAGATGTCTTTCAGGATGCGTTGATCGTGTTTTACGAAAAGACGGTAAGCGGCCAGCTCGTTCTCACCTGCTCAGCCAGCACCTACTTAGTAGGTGTGAGCCGCAATCTGTGGCAGCAGGAGCTCAGCCGCCGGAACCGTTTGCCTCTTTCGGAGCTGAATGAGGCGCATGCGCAGCTACCTGATGCAGCTGATACCCCGTCTGCCGCGCCCGCTCTGGCGGTGCTGGAATATGTGGCACAGCTCGGCGAAAAGTGCCAACGCCTTCTGCTCTCGTTCTACTATTTCCAGCAGCCGCTGGAGCAGATTGCGGCGGAGAATAACTACGGTACTGTTCGCTCGGCCACAGTACAGAAGTTCAAGTGCCTGGAGCGGCTGCGGAAAGCCGTGCGTCAAGCCGTTGCCTTTCCAGCTGCGTCCTAGGCCATGCGTCCGGAGCTCGAACACTTGCAACACCTGGAGTACCACCTGCTAGGCCACTCCAGCCCCACTGAAGCCGCGCAGTGGCAAGCCCGACTGCAGCTAGATCCGGCGCTGGCCGCCGAGGCAGAGCAGCAGCAGCACCTGTACCAAGGCCTTTTCTTGGCTGGTCGCCAGCAGCTTCGGCAGGAACTGAATGAGATTCATGTTCAGCTCTACCGCCCCCGGCGCACATGGCTGCGCAATGCCGTAGCGCGCCTGCATCAGGCCCTTCGGGTGCCTCGGCTGCCTGCCCGCCGCTAATACATCCCTTTCTGCATCACTGGCTTTAGGGGCTTCTTTTCGGAGCCCCTAGGCCTCTCCATGCCCTTTCACTTCTCCCTATTTGTTATGTTGTTGACTCCCGAATTCCGAAAATTCGCGGTGCAAGACCGCGGCCTGAACGGCCTCACCGTTGACCGCTACCTCCACCAGCTGGAGGGCACCGCCTACCCTAACGTGATGGGCATGACCCGCTCCGTGATTGAGGAGAGGCCTACGCGCTTCGCGGAAATCGATGTGTTTTCGCGCCTGATTATGGACCGCATCATCTTTCTGGGGCAGGCCGTCGATGACCAGATAGCCAACATCATCAATGCCCAACTGCTCTTTCTGGAATCGGTGGATAACCGCAAGGACATCCTGCTCTATATCAACTCGCCCGGCGGCTCGGTGTATGCGGGACTGGGCATGTACGACACCATGCAGTACGTGAACCCCGACGTGGCCACCATTTGCACTGGCCTAGCCGCGAGCATGGGCGCTTTTTTGCTGTGCGGCGGGGCATTAGGCAAACGCTCGGCGCTGCCTCACGCCCGCGTCATGATTCACCAGCCCAGCGGCGGGGTGCAGGGCCCATCGGCTGATATTGAAATTACGGCTCGTGAGGTGGTGAAGCTGCGTCAGGAGCTCTACGCCATTTATGCCGAGCGCACCGGCAAAACCCCGCAGCAAATCCACGACGACTCCGACCGCGACTACTGGCTCCGCGCCGATGAAGCCAAAGAGTACGGCCTTATTGATGAGGTGCTGGAACGAAAGCCCTAGGCCTATTGGCGAAGAAAGCAGGCCGCTCAGTTAGCGGAAAGCTCCGGTACCAGTTTGAGCGTGAGTGTGTGGCTGTCCTGCTCGGCATAGAGCATGTGCAGCTCCAGCACCAGATAGCGCGTGGTTACGGCCTGCACCAGTAAGTACAGCGAGGTTTCGTTGCCGGGATGCACTATTTTCTCGGCGTGGCGCGTCCAGCTGCCCAGGGGATTAATCTCGAAGTTGGGCTTGGTGCTATTCAGAAACCGAAAGTCGAAGAGCATGCTTTCCCCGATGCTGTAGTAGCCATGAAACGGCTGCGGGCCCGCCTCCACCTGCACCGTTTTCCACACCTGACAAAGTAAATTTTCTTCCATATAAATCACTTTCCTAGGCCTATCCAGCCGCGCTGCATGGCGTAGTACAGCGCCGTACCCACCACTAGGCCCACAAGGTAACCATACGGCAGCCCACTGCACAGCAACCCGACCAGCAAGGCCAGCAGCAGATCGGCGCGGGAGCCGCTGATGTCGCGCAGCAGGGTGGCCAGCGTGAGGGCCTCAAACAGCAGCAGCACGCCCAGCACCGGCAGCGGAAATATCTGTACAATCTGCTGAAAGCCCTGGCTGAAGAACAGGCCTAGCACCAAAAACAAGCCGCCATACAGCACCACCGAGCCTCCCGTGCGGCCCCCAAACGTATAGTGGCCTACCATGCCCCCTGAGCCGTGGCACACCGGGAAGCCGCCCAGGAAGGGGTTTATAAGGTTCATGAGCGAATATGTGAAGCTGATCTGCCGCACCGTGAGCGGACGTTCCGGGAAATAATCTTCCACTACCTGCTTGGTGGCCAGCACCGAGTTGCCGAGGGAAAGCGGAATCTGGGGCAAGGCCAGCAGCACGGCGCCCAGCAGCACATCGGACCAAGCGGGTACGTGCCAGCTGGGCAGGTGCAGGGCTACGGCACGCTGCGCGGTACCAAGATCGAGCTTGAACACGAGGCCGTAGGCCACTCCCAGCGCAAGCACGACCAAGGCAGCCGGCCAGCGCCGGTTGCCCAATAGCACGGCCGTAATCAGAAAACCTGCGGCGGCCAGCGCGTAGCCCGCTAGGCCATCGGCAGGCACGTACTGTTTAAGAGCCAGGGTAGCCAGCTGCAGGGCCAGGCCAAACTGAATGCCGCGCACCACGGTTTTGGGCACCAGCCGGGCCAGAGCATCAATCAGCC
Proteins encoded in this region:
- a CDS encoding NTP transferase domain-containing protein, whose product is MPDNTASARPHAKHAKIARPDVGEFGRHELAILGAPCGKIKELVARLLPHLAPTLQVAYVDADHAAGDDAAQGGSGGQDAILQAGAAAELTDKITFTRLDLKRDFSSFAQQEWLQHQSLVLVNGNHFRARQQIVILDPTKPVEKKLERLTDVRLLLLPGGITEVPGYLQAHLATQPQVPVLALSDTAAIAEFVRSWWQQALPPLRGLVLAGGLSQRMGQDKGRLAYHGQEQRAHAAGLLKGICQDVLVSCRPEQATELEVAGLQPLPDTFAGLGPMGGILSAFQLDPNAAWLVVACDLPFLTEQTLGRLLQKRNAGKMATAFQSPENEWPEPLITIWEPRSYGTLLRFLSLGYSCPRKALINSDIELLPTPNPQDLRNVNTPEEAEQAKRDLG
- a CDS encoding molybdenum cofactor biosynthesis protein MoaE is translated as MIIELTDQPIDVAAALQTVQSDGAGAVNTFIGTVRNKSTGRPVVRLEYEAYDSMALHQLRKVAEQAQEKWPMLEKVTVIHRKGTLYIGDVAVIVAVSTPHRAESFAACQYIIDTLKQVVTIWKKEFYEDGDVWVAAHP
- the moaD gene encoding molybdopterin converting factor subunit 1; the encoded protein is MNLKIALFGIAREIVGQPTLDLTAPEGQSVQELLGQLRQEYPGLSRLSSLAVAVNNEYAPDDAPLHERDEIALIPPVSGG
- the moaA gene encoding GTP 3',8-cyclase MoaA; amino-acid sequence: MSAAPSVLFDNHGRPLEYLRLAVTDRCNLRCFYCMPEEGIKYMPKQELLTYEEMERLVAIMAGLGVRKVRLTGGEPFVRRDLVPFMSRLSEIPGIEELTMTTNGVLTAPHVPELARMGVKAVNLSLDTMDRARFTSITRRDELPRVMETFYALLAAGIRVKINAVVMDGQNTQDILPLAELTRDLPVDVRFIEEMPFNGGSHAATLPWNHVRIREHLELNLGTLEPVVSRPGDTASHYTVAGHQGRVGIIAAYSRTFCGTCNRIRLTAEGGLKTCLYDQGVLDIRALLRGGSSDADIVAALTSAFRNRAADGFEAERQRPLHQLSFESMSTIGG
- a CDS encoding RNA polymerase sigma factor produces the protein MTSSVSLLPAPLAAASLAEELRADRTGTLTRLYHRTFPMVRRHVLERGGTTQDAKDVFQDALIVFYEKTVSGQLVLTCSASTYLVGVSRNLWQQELSRRNRLPLSELNEAHAQLPDAADTPSAAPALAVLEYVAQLGEKCQRLLLSFYYFQQPLEQIAAENNYGTVRSATVQKFKCLERLRKAVRQAVAFPAAS
- a CDS encoding nitrogen fixation protein NifQ produces the protein MRPELEHLQHLEYHLLGHSSPTEAAQWQARLQLDPALAAEAEQQQHLYQGLFLAGRQQLRQELNEIHVQLYRPRRTWLRNAVARLHQALRVPRLPARR
- a CDS encoding ClpP family protease — translated: MLLTPEFRKFAVQDRGLNGLTVDRYLHQLEGTAYPNVMGMTRSVIEERPTRFAEIDVFSRLIMDRIIFLGQAVDDQIANIINAQLLFLESVDNRKDILLYINSPGGSVYAGLGMYDTMQYVNPDVATICTGLAASMGAFLLCGGALGKRSALPHARVMIHQPSGGVQGPSADIEITAREVVKLRQELYAIYAERTGKTPQQIHDDSDRDYWLRADEAKEYGLIDEVLERKP
- a CDS encoding putative sulfate/molybdate transporter, coding for MPLTATTPKRPRIRFDRNELAGAFGDLGTDLPLLIGIIAASGVDSAGVLIMFGLMQMFSGLWYGMPMPVQPLKAFAALVIAQKIPGRVIFGGGLAIGISMFVLSVTGLIDALARLVPKTVVRGIQFGLALQLATLALKQYVPADGLAGYALAAAGFLITAVLLGNRRWPAALVVLALGVAYGLVFKLDLGTAQRAVALHLPSWHVPAWSDVLLGAVLLALPQIPLSLGNSVLATKQVVEDYFPERPLTVRQISFTYSLMNLINPFLGGFPVCHGSGGMVGHYTFGGRTGGSVVLYGGLFLVLGLFFSQGFQQIVQIFPLPVLGVLLLFEALTLATLLRDISGSRADLLLALLVGLLCSGLPYGYLVGLVVGTALYYAMQRGWIGLGK